The Pseudovibrio sp. M1P-2-3 nucleotide sequence GGTGGAAATTGAATATACTTTGCAAGGGGATGAAATCTCCTTGTCCCCGTATATCCAGTTGGCTGCAACGGCGGCGGCAGAGGTGGACGAATTTATTCGTCTTGAAGAATTTATCCCGTATTATCTGAATTCAAGTAGCGATATTTTAACGCCTCTGGATGAGGTGCTGGAAGAACGGCTTGCTGGTGGACTGGCAAAGATGGTTTCCAGCAAAGCCCAAGCCTATGCAAATATTCCAGCGGGTATATATGATGAGCGAAAAACGATTGCGGTATCTGGCGGTGATTATAACAGCCCGAGCAATGCAGTTGAAAACATTTTGGATGCATCGGCAGCCAAGCGCTACCAGTTAGAAGTCAAGGAAGGCATTTACAAAGACCCAGAATGGTTTGACACTGATTTTATTGACTTTAAAGGCACGAAAAAAGATCAATGTATCATCGATTTTCAGCAGCCTAATGATGCATCTGAAGAAGATATTGCCCAATATTCAGCAATTTATATGAATCAGAATTCAAGGCTGGAAGGGCTTACTGTGCAAGTCAGAAACGCCCGGTATGGAATTCATCTGGAGAGCAACGGCCAGTATCCAAACAAACAGCAATCAATAGTCAATTGCCATATTGAGCACCTTGGTAATGATGATGCAGTGAACAATGCGTGGCAGAGCCAAAATGGCATTGGTTCGGGGTTGTCATCAGGGCAGGTCGTTGATGTGATCGGTAATACGATTATATCAAAAAACGGGCAAACATTCGCCTACCATACGAACGCTTGGTTTTCTGACCCCACAGTTGTGAGGATCTATAATAATCGACTGGTTGCCAAGCCTACTGCAAACGTGATTGGCATTCGATGTCTTGGTAGTTTTCAGCCGGACCGGTGCGAAATTGTCGGTAACACGCTTACCGGAAACATTTCGTATGCGTCCTATGCTTGGCAGCCATCAGAGTTAAAAGGCCAGCCTGCCAACCACGCAGAAGTGGAAATTGTTGGCCACGGAAATAGTCCAGCCGTATTTTTAAACCTAGATTGGGGTGAAGCGCTTTGTGTTGAGAGCTCTAATCAGAGCGCTGGAAGTTCTGTATTCATTGCAGGGGATGCCGTTGCGCTTATTTTTGGCGATGGCACCGAGGATAAATATTTTGAACGCGAAGGGTCGGCGGGGTTTGGAGCGCGTATCTGGGGATGGGGGGATGTTTCCGGTCACGCGGTTGGCTCAAGTCAAGATGTTTATATAACCTCTCTGGGGCAAAGGCTGGGGGATTGTACTATCAGCACCAAAACTCTGACTGTCACTGTTGATGGTGGGAGCGCGATCAATATCGTGTTTAATCAAGATTACACCAACACCAGCAATGCGGATATTTTGTCGTTCATAGGTGCCGCGCTTACAGGGCAAGCCACAGTAACCACGATCCAACCTGGCGCGCGTTATCGACCGCATTTTTCAGATGAGGAAGGCAGTTTTTGGAACAATTCGGGCACGGGCATTCCGTTCGGCTCTTGTGTTGCCTACGACATGTCAAAGCATGAAATCAGGCTGATGACCTCTGAGGATGATGTTGGCCTGTTTGCTGGCGTTGCGTGGGAAGATATTCCAACCGGAAAAACCGGGCGCGTAAAAATACGGGGGTTTTTGCCTCTCTCTGACATTATTTTAAACGGTCAATCTTCTCTGACATTTGGCGATTCACTCAGTATTGACCCAGCAAATGACGGCCAAGTTGTTGTTAATGGTGCACAAGGGGTCTTACGAGCAATCAGGAGCGATGCTGTTGAGATCTTAAGTAAACACTTGTGAGCGCTGTTTTCTTTACTCGAACCGTGGTTATTGAGATCTGAACCACGGGTTCCCCGCCTTTCTCTCCCGCCCTTTGAGGCGGGTTTTTTATTGGAGAAACGCCAATGAGCCAGATTACCACCTATCACAGCCAGCTGATGCTGCATCAGCTGGGGTTTAACCCCGGGCCTTTGGATGGGCTATGGGGGCGGCAGACTTCTTCGGCCTATGAGGCATGGAAGGAAAAGGAGGTGGCAAAGAGCAAGCCCGGTCTGCAACCAGCCGTAATTCAAGAAAACTTTAAGCTGGAACAGCACGATCTTGGCGGTGACAAAGGACTTTCGCGGCTTGCTGGCGTTCACCCGGATCTTTGCAGAATTGTTCATCTGACGCGGGCCTATGCAAAGCCCTTTCAGGTTCTGGAAGGGGTGCGCTCTGTTGAGCGACAGAAGCAGCTTATGGCAAGCGGTGCCAGCCGCACGATGAATTCACGGCACATTAAAGCCCCCAACGGCTTTGCTCATGCGGTGGATATTGCACCGCTGGTAGGCGGCAAGGTGTCGTGGGA carries:
- a CDS encoding M15 family metallopeptidase — encoded protein: MSQITTYHSQLMLHQLGFNPGPLDGLWGRQTSSAYEAWKEKEVAKSKPGLQPAVIQENFKLEQHDLGGDKGLSRLAGVHPDLCRIVHLTRAYAKPFQVLEGVRSVERQKQLMASGASRTMNSRHIKAPNGFAHAVDIAPLVGGKVSWDWKYYYPLAEAMKRAANELKIPLEWGGDWKRFKDGPHWQLPWANYSGN